One stretch of Halobacillus litoralis DNA includes these proteins:
- a CDS encoding glutamate synthase subunit beta produces MGKSTGFMEYTRQSTPERDPETRIKDWEDYKLPLSDEEAQKQGARCMDCGVPTCHSGMEINGITSGCPVYHLIPEWNDLVYQGKWKEALAKEHEMNNFPEFTGFACPAPCEGACVLGINEPPVAIRSVERSIIEKGFEEGWVTPEPPAYRTGKKVAVVGSGPAGLAAAAQLNKAGHWVTVYERNDRVGGLLTYGIPEMKLPYSVVERRVNILKEEGIQFMTNTEVGRDYPVSRLNEEYDTVILCGGATTPRNLQVNGRNLKGIHYAMDFLHSNTKSLLDSDHEDGNYISAKDKNVIVIGGGDTGTDCMATSMRHGCKSLTQFDIYDKKGSTRDNEVNPWPQYPVIHRVEYGQKEAEATFNKDPRAYAVMTKRFVGDENNRIKEVHTIDVALSYDENGNKVRTEIPGTEKVWEADLVLLAIGFSGPEQDLIEKLGIETTVRSNVAAQYGKYTTNVEGVFAAGDMRRGQSLIVWAINEGREVARECDRYMMGASQLP; encoded by the coding sequence ATGGGTAAGTCTACTGGATTCATGGAATACACACGCCAATCCACACCTGAGCGCGATCCTGAAACAAGAATAAAAGATTGGGAAGATTATAAACTTCCCCTTTCAGATGAAGAAGCACAAAAGCAAGGGGCACGCTGCATGGACTGCGGCGTTCCTACTTGCCATTCTGGAATGGAAATCAACGGCATCACGAGCGGTTGCCCTGTTTACCACCTGATACCCGAATGGAACGACCTTGTCTATCAGGGGAAATGGAAGGAAGCTCTTGCCAAAGAACATGAAATGAATAACTTCCCGGAGTTCACAGGTTTCGCTTGTCCTGCTCCTTGTGAAGGGGCTTGTGTTCTTGGAATCAACGAACCACCGGTTGCCATTCGCAGTGTAGAGAGATCGATTATTGAAAAGGGATTTGAAGAAGGATGGGTCACGCCAGAACCTCCTGCCTATCGTACAGGTAAAAAAGTTGCAGTCGTCGGATCAGGCCCTGCTGGTCTGGCAGCCGCCGCACAGCTGAACAAAGCTGGCCACTGGGTGACGGTTTATGAGCGTAACGACCGTGTCGGTGGATTGCTAACCTATGGAATTCCTGAAATGAAGCTGCCTTATTCTGTGGTTGAACGCCGCGTGAATATTCTAAAAGAAGAAGGCATCCAGTTCATGACGAACACAGAAGTTGGTCGTGACTATCCCGTTTCTCGTTTGAATGAAGAGTATGATACGGTCATTCTTTGTGGCGGAGCGACAACGCCAAGGAACCTGCAAGTAAATGGGCGCAACTTGAAAGGTATCCACTATGCGATGGACTTCCTACACTCCAACACGAAGAGCCTTCTGGATTCCGACCATGAAGACGGAAACTACATCAGTGCGAAAGACAAAAATGTGATCGTCATCGGTGGGGGGGACACAGGAACCGACTGTATGGCGACATCCATGCGTCACGGCTGTAAGAGCCTCACTCAGTTTGATATTTATGATAAAAAGGGTTCTACACGTGACAATGAAGTCAACCCATGGCCACAATACCCGGTCATCCACCGCGTGGAGTATGGACAAAAAGAAGCAGAAGCGACATTCAATAAAGACCCACGTGCCTATGCGGTCATGACGAAGAGATTCGTCGGGGATGAGAACAATCGTATCAAAGAAGTGCACACGATTGACGTCGCTCTTTCTTATGATGAAAATGGAAACAAAGTCCGTACTGAAATCCCGGGAACAGAAAAAGTATGGGAAGCAGACCTTGTCTTGCTTGCGATCGGTTTCAGCGGACCAGAGCAGGACCTTATTGAAAAGCTTGGCATCGAAACGACCGTGCGTTCAAACGTCGCTGCCCAATACGGGAAGTACACGACGAACGTCGAAGGTGTATTCGCTGCTGGAGACATGCGCCGCGGGCAAAGTCTGATTGTTTGGGCTATCAATGAAGGTCGCGAAGTCGCACGCGAATGCGATCGCTACATGATGGGAGCCTCCCAGCTGCCATAG
- a CDS encoding AAA family ATPase, protein MNEKLTELIQAYEQRVYGQSENVRLMLASVLVGGHVLLEGVHGTGKTKMVRTLANLLGGDFKRIQFTPDLLPSDITGSMIYNMKTGEFETMKGPVFTNVLLADEINRTPAKTQAALLEAMEEKQMTIQGETYTLPAPFFVVATQNPVEFEGTYPLPEAQQDRFLFKLHIDFPSMEDEVAVLKQMLLSKQEETAQPLLTVEEFNRISEEIARVTMTDEMYGYIMSIVRKTRETESIRHGASTRAAIAIAKAAKAWAYLETRDYVTPDDVKKVALASLRHRVILAPHMELEGVTHDQIIQELVGSVPVPR, encoded by the coding sequence ATGAATGAAAAATTGACAGAGTTGATACAGGCCTATGAACAAAGAGTTTACGGGCAGTCCGAGAATGTCCGATTGATGCTCGCGTCCGTCCTTGTTGGGGGGCATGTGTTATTAGAAGGTGTTCATGGTACTGGGAAAACAAAAATGGTGCGAACGTTAGCGAACCTCCTTGGAGGCGACTTCAAGCGGATTCAGTTCACCCCGGACCTCTTACCGAGCGATATTACTGGAAGCATGATCTACAACATGAAAACCGGTGAATTTGAGACGATGAAAGGACCTGTGTTTACGAATGTCCTTCTTGCTGATGAAATCAACCGGACACCAGCGAAAACACAAGCCGCTTTACTTGAAGCGATGGAAGAAAAGCAGATGACCATTCAGGGCGAGACGTACACACTTCCTGCTCCTTTCTTCGTTGTCGCGACCCAAAACCCGGTGGAGTTTGAAGGGACTTACCCACTACCAGAAGCTCAGCAAGATCGCTTTTTGTTTAAATTACATATTGATTTTCCCTCTATGGAAGACGAAGTGGCCGTGCTTAAACAGATGCTACTATCTAAACAAGAGGAGACGGCCCAGCCACTGTTGACAGTGGAAGAGTTCAACAGGATCAGTGAAGAGATAGCACGTGTCACGATGACCGACGAAATGTACGGGTACATCATGTCGATCGTTCGCAAGACTCGCGAAACGGAATCCATCCGCCATGGAGCAAGTACGCGTGCAGCGATTGCCATTGCGAAGGCAGCAAAAGCGTGGGCGTACCTCGAAACACGCGATTACGTCACCCCGGACGATGTCAAAAAGGTCGCCCTCGCCTCCTTGAGACATCGGGTGATTTTAGCGCCGCATATGGAACTGGAGGGAGTGACCCATGACCAAATCATTCAAGAACTTGTGGGATCAGTTCCTGTTCCGCGATAA
- a CDS encoding dipeptidase produces the protein MRAHEYKEGDKVKEAIELHKDQFIEELKQYLSIPSISSLSQHKEDVKKAADWTAGALKEAGMENVEVISTEGHPIVYADWLHAEGKPTVLVYGHYDVQPEDPLDLWETPPFEPVIGDGKIFARGATDDKGQLFIHIKAVDLLMKEKGDLPVNVKFVIEGEEEIASPNLGPFIQENEEKLACDAVVISDTSFSEEGQPAICTSLRGALAMEMTVTTANSDLHSGTYGGGVPNSIHALIQLLDSLHEENGRIAVEGFYKGVPEPTEALRKEVAEVPFNEERTKQELELDELFGEEGFTFQERVGIRPTLEINGITGGFQGEGLKTIVPKEASAKISCRLVGEQDPQAIFKAIQHHVDTSRPVGAKVDLHQYIKADPVAIDSKNPYIQKAADAFESVYDVRPLFPKEGGSIPIVEVFGRVLDAPVVLMGFGLPTENLHAPNEHFHLENFTKGMETVCKYLQEL, from the coding sequence ATGAGAGCACATGAATATAAGGAGGGCGATAAGGTGAAGGAAGCCATTGAGTTACATAAAGATCAGTTCATCGAAGAATTAAAACAGTATTTAAGCATACCAAGCATTTCTTCCTTGTCTCAACATAAAGAAGACGTTAAAAAGGCAGCGGATTGGACAGCTGGTGCTTTGAAAGAAGCCGGCATGGAGAATGTGGAGGTCATCTCTACAGAAGGACATCCGATCGTTTATGCGGATTGGCTTCATGCAGAAGGAAAGCCGACCGTTCTTGTGTACGGCCACTATGATGTGCAGCCGGAAGATCCCCTCGACCTATGGGAAACCCCACCATTTGAACCGGTCATCGGGGACGGGAAAATTTTCGCCCGGGGAGCTACGGATGATAAAGGCCAGCTGTTCATTCATATTAAAGCTGTTGACCTTCTTATGAAAGAAAAGGGCGATCTTCCGGTCAATGTAAAGTTTGTCATAGAGGGTGAAGAGGAGATCGCAAGCCCGAACCTAGGTCCTTTCATTCAGGAAAATGAGGAAAAGCTTGCTTGTGATGCGGTGGTCATTAGTGATACCTCCTTTAGTGAGGAAGGGCAGCCGGCGATCTGCACATCTTTACGCGGGGCTTTGGCCATGGAAATGACCGTCACAACCGCCAATTCGGATCTACATTCGGGTACCTATGGCGGTGGCGTACCAAATTCGATTCACGCCCTCATCCAACTGTTGGATTCACTGCATGAAGAAAATGGCCGCATTGCCGTTGAAGGTTTTTACAAAGGTGTTCCGGAGCCTACAGAAGCCTTAAGAAAAGAGGTTGCGGAAGTTCCATTCAATGAAGAACGTACAAAGCAGGAACTTGAGCTTGATGAACTTTTCGGAGAGGAAGGGTTCACGTTCCAGGAACGTGTCGGCATCCGGCCAACACTTGAAATCAACGGAATTACGGGAGGTTTCCAAGGTGAAGGATTGAAAACAATTGTCCCTAAAGAAGCGAGTGCGAAAATAAGCTGTCGTCTCGTTGGTGAGCAGGACCCTCAGGCGATTTTTAAGGCGATTCAACACCATGTAGACACCAGCCGACCAGTGGGCGCAAAGGTTGACCTTCATCAGTATATTAAAGCAGACCCCGTGGCCATTGATTCAAAAAATCCTTATATTCAAAAAGCGGCAGATGCGTTTGAGAGTGTGTATGATGTGCGTCCACTCTTTCCGAAAGAGGGCGGATCCATTCCGATTGTCGAAGTTTTCGGTCGTGTGTTAGATGCACCGGTCGTTTTGATGGGATTCGGACTACCGACAGAAAACCTCCATGCACCTAATGAACATTTTCATCTGGAGAATTTCACTAAAGGGATGGAAACGGTTTGTAAGTACCTGCAAGAGTTATAA
- the gltB gene encoding glutamate synthase large subunit — protein sequence MQKHGYPAPQGLYHPENEHEACGIGVIANIDGTKSHSIVENAITILCNLEHRGGQSADVSTGDGAGILTQIPHHFFEAQCEKEDIYLPEAGKYGIGMIFFPENHETRTECMQTFERIVAEEGQEFLGWRTVPVNDSFVGEDAKKTKPFIRQAFVAPSGNVQTQMDLERRLYIIRKRAEIEIAGKDGYDDFYISSLSSNTIVYKGMLIPEQLDSFYIDLNHPDFKTALALVHSRFSTNTFPSWKRSHPNRFTIHNGEFNTLRGNVNWMRARQELCNSEYFSEEDLQKLLPVIDSNGSDSSMFDNAFEFLYLSGRSLAHTAMMMVPEPWSNDETIQEDKKNFYEYHSCLMEPWDGPAALAYTNGKQIGACLDRNGLRPARYYVTKDGMIVLGSEVGALDIFADDILYKDRLAPVKMLLVDLEEGKIIPDDEIKLQIAREKPYKEWIEENKFDLEDLPEPISEHRPVENLIDQQLAFGYTTEELNKILLPMVNDKKDPVGSMGYDSPLAVLSKKPQLLYSYFKQLFAQVTNPPIDAIREKLITMVETTIGAEGNLVDPKPESCRQIRLQTPILTNRELEQIRQQDVEGFAARTLSILFDAKEGGLKPALDRLCEEADAAVEDGTTLIVLSDRGISEEYAAIPSLLAVSGLHHHLIRKGTRTKVSLIIESGEAREVHHFATLLGYGAEGINPYLAYESLRDLMERDLLEAESHETAVQTYIHSATDGIIKVLSKMGISTIQSYRGAQIFEAVGIHKDVIDQYFTRTASRLGGIGLDIIEKEVLMRHEVAYGETRGSNRTLEAGDEYQYRQNGEDHQYNPQTIATLQHACRSNDYDLFKQYSKMLTDEKNNLQSLRGLLSFKDRPSIPVEEVESVEDICRRFKTGAMSFGSISEEAHEALAIAMNRIGGRSNSGEGGENPKRFTPEENGDLKRSAIKQVASGRFGVNSHYLVNADEIQIKVAQGAKPGEGGHLPGKKVYPWVAEVRGSTPGVELISPPPHHDIYSIEDLAELIYNLKNANPKARVSVKLVSAVGVGTIAAGVAKGRADLVLISGYDGGTGAAPRTSIKHTGLPWEIGLAETHQTLVLDRLRDRIVVETDGKMMTGRDVVVASLLGAEEYGFSTAPLVVLGCIMMRVCHLNTCPVGVATQDPELRKKFTGEADHLENFMRFIAQEAREIMAELGFRTINEMIGRTDVLQTNEAIDHWKAKGVDLSALLYQPDVPADYGRFAVRKQDHGLEKTLDMEELIPLCKKAIETGEPVEGTGSIRNIHRVTGTILGSEITRRYGAEGLPEDTIKLTFKGSAGQSFGAFIPKGVTLRLIGDSNDYVGKGLSGGKIIVHPSPRSSFVPEENTIIGNVSFYGASAGEAYINGLAGERFCVRNSGAEVVVEGVGDHGCEYMTGGKVVVLGGTGRNFAAGMSGGVAYVLDESELPFDTKCNKELVHLQQLSDANEIQELYDMIDKHVSYTNSPRGQRILANWNDYVSRFVKVIPRDYLAMQERIKNLRDSGLEKFDAEMTAFEERNKPVETVK from the coding sequence ATGCAAAAACACGGATATCCTGCTCCGCAGGGGCTGTATCATCCGGAAAATGAGCATGAAGCTTGTGGTATCGGAGTGATTGCCAACATCGATGGAACAAAGAGTCACAGTATCGTAGAGAATGCCATCACTATTCTATGTAACTTAGAGCACCGTGGTGGACAATCTGCTGATGTCAGTACAGGAGATGGGGCCGGAATACTGACGCAGATCCCTCATCATTTTTTTGAAGCACAATGTGAGAAGGAAGATATATATTTGCCTGAAGCCGGTAAATACGGCATCGGCATGATTTTCTTCCCGGAAAATCATGAGACTAGAACAGAATGTATGCAGACTTTTGAGCGTATTGTCGCAGAAGAAGGACAAGAATTTTTAGGCTGGCGTACGGTTCCGGTAAATGATTCGTTCGTTGGGGAAGATGCGAAGAAGACCAAACCATTTATTCGTCAGGCTTTCGTTGCTCCATCTGGAAATGTTCAAACACAGATGGACCTGGAGCGCCGCCTGTACATCATTCGTAAGCGAGCGGAAATCGAGATTGCTGGAAAAGACGGGTATGATGACTTTTATATCAGCAGCTTGTCATCGAACACGATTGTCTATAAAGGGATGTTGATTCCGGAACAGCTGGATTCCTTTTATATCGATCTGAACCACCCGGATTTCAAAACGGCCCTCGCTTTAGTACACTCCCGCTTTAGTACGAACACCTTCCCGAGCTGGAAACGTTCGCACCCGAACCGATTCACTATTCATAATGGAGAGTTTAATACATTACGAGGCAATGTGAACTGGATGAGAGCACGCCAGGAGCTTTGCAACTCGGAATATTTCAGTGAAGAAGACTTACAAAAACTTCTTCCTGTCATCGATTCTAACGGTAGTGACTCTTCCATGTTTGATAATGCCTTTGAATTCTTATACTTGTCCGGTCGTTCACTCGCTCACACCGCTATGATGATGGTGCCCGAGCCTTGGTCAAATGATGAAACGATCCAGGAAGACAAGAAGAATTTCTATGAATACCATAGCTGCTTAATGGAGCCTTGGGACGGACCGGCTGCCCTTGCTTACACGAATGGAAAACAAATTGGTGCATGCCTTGACCGTAACGGCTTGCGTCCGGCGCGCTATTACGTAACAAAAGACGGGATGATCGTCCTTGGGTCTGAAGTGGGTGCTCTTGATATTTTCGCTGACGACATTTTGTATAAAGATCGTCTTGCGCCAGTAAAGATGCTTCTCGTCGATCTTGAGGAAGGGAAAATCATTCCTGATGATGAAATTAAATTGCAAATTGCTCGTGAAAAGCCATATAAAGAGTGGATTGAAGAGAACAAGTTTGATTTAGAAGACCTACCTGAACCGATTAGCGAACACCGTCCGGTTGAAAACTTGATCGACCAGCAGCTTGCTTTCGGTTACACGACAGAAGAATTAAACAAAATCCTACTGCCGATGGTCAACGATAAAAAAGATCCCGTCGGTTCAATGGGATACGATTCACCGCTTGCAGTGCTTTCTAAAAAGCCACAATTGCTATACAGCTACTTCAAGCAGTTGTTCGCCCAGGTCACGAACCCGCCAATTGATGCCATTCGTGAAAAATTGATTACGATGGTGGAAACGACAATTGGAGCAGAGGGGAACCTCGTGGATCCAAAACCGGAAAGCTGTCGTCAAATCCGACTGCAGACGCCTATTTTGACTAACCGTGAACTTGAACAGATTCGTCAGCAGGATGTGGAAGGGTTCGCAGCACGTACCCTTTCCATTCTTTTCGATGCCAAAGAAGGCGGTTTGAAACCTGCCCTTGATCGTTTATGTGAAGAAGCGGATGCAGCTGTAGAAGATGGTACGACGCTGATTGTCCTATCTGATCGTGGAATCAGTGAAGAGTATGCAGCCATTCCTTCTCTCCTTGCCGTATCCGGTCTGCACCATCACCTCATCCGTAAAGGGACACGTACGAAAGTGAGCCTGATCATTGAATCTGGAGAGGCGCGCGAAGTGCACCATTTTGCTACACTACTCGGTTATGGAGCGGAGGGAATCAACCCTTATCTTGCTTATGAATCTTTGAGGGATTTGATGGAGCGCGACCTGCTTGAAGCAGAGTCTCATGAAACGGCTGTGCAGACGTATATCCATTCTGCAACGGACGGGATCATTAAAGTCCTTTCTAAAATGGGCATTTCAACCATTCAAAGTTACCGTGGCGCACAAATTTTTGAAGCGGTTGGTATCCATAAAGATGTGATCGACCAGTATTTCACTCGTACAGCTTCCAGACTCGGCGGTATCGGTCTTGATATCATCGAAAAAGAAGTGCTTATGCGTCATGAAGTGGCCTACGGGGAAACGCGTGGGTCAAACCGCACACTGGAAGCTGGTGACGAATACCAGTACCGCCAGAACGGGGAAGATCACCAGTACAATCCGCAGACGATTGCAACATTGCAGCACGCCTGCCGTTCGAACGACTATGATCTTTTCAAGCAATATTCCAAGATGTTGACCGATGAAAAGAACAACCTGCAGTCTCTCCGTGGATTGCTTTCCTTCAAGGATCGCCCATCCATTCCGGTTGAGGAAGTAGAGTCTGTCGAGGATATTTGCAGACGATTCAAAACGGGAGCGATGTCTTTCGGTTCCATCAGTGAAGAGGCTCACGAAGCCTTAGCCATTGCGATGAACCGTATCGGAGGCAGAAGTAATTCCGGTGAAGGTGGAGAAAATCCGAAACGATTCACTCCTGAAGAAAATGGTGACTTGAAACGTAGTGCGATTAAACAGGTAGCGTCTGGCCGTTTCGGAGTGAATAGCCATTACCTTGTCAATGCGGATGAAATCCAAATCAAGGTCGCTCAAGGAGCGAAACCGGGTGAAGGTGGTCACCTTCCTGGCAAAAAAGTATATCCATGGGTAGCAGAAGTCCGTGGTTCCACACCTGGTGTTGAACTCATTTCACCACCACCGCACCACGACATCTATTCCATTGAAGACTTGGCTGAGCTTATTTATAACTTGAAAAATGCCAATCCGAAAGCTCGTGTAAGTGTGAAGCTCGTTTCCGCTGTCGGTGTTGGAACAATTGCTGCAGGGGTAGCGAAAGGACGGGCTGATCTCGTACTCATCAGTGGTTACGATGGAGGAACGGGTGCGGCGCCGAGAACAAGTATTAAGCACACCGGTCTTCCTTGGGAAATCGGTCTTGCTGAAACGCACCAGACGCTGGTCCTTGACCGTCTTCGTGATCGGATTGTCGTTGAAACCGACGGGAAAATGATGACAGGACGTGACGTTGTAGTTGCCTCCTTGCTAGGAGCGGAGGAATACGGATTTTCAACCGCACCACTCGTCGTCCTCGGTTGTATCATGATGCGTGTCTGTCATTTGAATACATGTCCTGTGGGTGTAGCGACCCAGGACCCTGAACTTCGTAAGAAATTTACAGGGGAAGCGGATCACCTTGAGAACTTCATGCGTTTCATCGCACAAGAAGCTCGTGAAATCATGGCAGAGCTCGGTTTCCGTACGATCAATGAAATGATCGGCCGTACCGATGTTCTCCAGACCAACGAAGCGATTGATCACTGGAAAGCTAAAGGTGTTGACTTGTCTGCCTTGCTTTACCAGCCGGATGTTCCTGCCGACTATGGTCGTTTTGCTGTTAGAAAGCAGGACCATGGCCTTGAGAAGACGCTGGATATGGAAGAGTTGATTCCGCTTTGCAAGAAAGCCATTGAAACAGGTGAGCCGGTGGAAGGCACAGGATCCATCCGTAACATCCACCGTGTAACAGGTACGATCCTTGGTAGTGAAATCACACGTCGTTATGGAGCGGAAGGGCTTCCGGAAGACACGATCAAGTTGACCTTCAAAGGTTCTGCAGGTCAAAGTTTCGGTGCCTTCATTCCTAAAGGAGTCACTCTACGCCTTATCGGTGATTCCAATGATTACGTAGGAAAAGGTCTGTCCGGTGGTAAAATCATCGTCCATCCATCACCACGGTCATCTTTCGTACCGGAAGAAAACACGATTATCGGAAACGTATCCTTCTACGGTGCTTCAGCTGGAGAAGCTTACATCAATGGTCTTGCAGGTGAACGTTTCTGCGTCCGGAATAGTGGAGCAGAAGTGGTTGTCGAAGGTGTCGGTGACCATGGGTGCGAATATATGACAGGCGGGAAAGTCGTCGTCCTTGGGGGCACAGGGCGTAACTTCGCGGCAGGAATGTCCGGAGGCGTCGCTTACGTGTTGGATGAGTCTGAACTTCCCTTTGATACAAAATGTAATAAAGAGCTCGTTCATCTGCAGCAGTTGTCAGATGCGAATGAAATTCAAGAACTCTATGACATGATCGACAAACATGTTTCCTATACAAACAGTCCGCGTGGTCAACGGATACTTGCCAATTGGAACGACTATGTATCCAGATTTGTCAAAGTCATTCCGAGAGATTACTTGGCGATGCAAGAACGGATCAAGAATTTGAGAGACAGTGGTCTTGAGAAGTTTGATGCGGAAATGACCGCATTTGAAGAACGCAACAAACCGGTAGAAACAGTCAAATAA
- a CDS encoding DUF4129 domain-containing protein translates to MSGSNEGKEQLKEILERPEYQAYQQESQTASQRLLDIIAQWVKGLLETWFPNFQVSDSAINGWIYFFGFIGIGILLLLVLKLVGRLSGEKKLSEKRTFSMTSELAWSSEKHMEEADARAADGQFSEAARHVFLGMLLDFDARNLVEVKTWKTNGDYEKDLQDSHHRLVADFSFLAKIFDQITYGNRTLLKEEFDEFRSRAFQWMDQEGRREA, encoded by the coding sequence GTGAGTGGATCAAATGAAGGAAAAGAACAACTGAAGGAAATACTCGAGCGTCCGGAGTATCAAGCGTACCAGCAGGAATCTCAGACAGCGAGTCAGCGCCTGCTGGATATAATTGCTCAGTGGGTTAAAGGGTTGCTTGAGACTTGGTTTCCTAATTTCCAAGTCTCTGATTCTGCCATCAACGGCTGGATCTATTTTTTTGGTTTCATCGGAATTGGCATCCTTTTGTTGCTTGTTCTCAAGCTTGTGGGGCGGCTCTCAGGTGAGAAAAAACTGTCTGAAAAACGTACATTCAGCATGACTTCAGAGTTGGCATGGTCATCAGAAAAGCATATGGAGGAAGCAGACGCGCGTGCGGCAGATGGTCAATTTTCTGAAGCGGCCCGTCATGTGTTCCTGGGCATGCTGTTGGATTTTGATGCGAGGAATCTTGTTGAGGTGAAAACCTGGAAAACGAACGGCGACTATGAAAAGGATCTGCAGGACTCACATCATAGACTCGTTGCAGATTTTTCTTTTCTTGCGAAGATTTTTGATCAGATCACCTATGGAAACCGGACCCTTCTGAAAGAGGAGTTTGATGAATTTCGTTCCCGAGCCTTTCAATGGATGGATCAAGAAGGGAGGAGAGAAGCGTGA
- a CDS encoding GrpB family protein, producing MHENVATCDACGTTIYCENGFLNGVLSENQTLKCFSCDERKHINRVQLSPYQSNWPDTFAKEKNALLQKLGDPTIPIEHIGSTSVPHLDAKPIIDILLGVENLNEFTHYIHPLSQAGYEYVPKPELRTRRFFKKETGTNSTFHLHICEWNSSEWGEKIAFRDYLRVNPESAKAYESLKKQLAEAYREERSVYTKKKGPFIESILNLAYKKG from the coding sequence GTGCATGAAAATGTCGCCACGTGCGATGCTTGCGGTACAACGATCTATTGTGAAAATGGGTTCCTGAATGGGGTGTTATCGGAAAACCAAACACTAAAATGCTTCTCCTGTGATGAACGTAAGCACATCAATCGTGTACAGCTTTCTCCTTATCAATCCAATTGGCCTGATACATTCGCTAAGGAAAAAAACGCCCTTCTACAAAAGCTTGGCGATCCGACCATTCCTATAGAGCACATCGGAAGTACTTCTGTTCCACACCTCGACGCTAAGCCAATTATTGATATATTATTAGGGGTGGAGAACCTTAATGAGTTCACACACTACATTCATCCCCTTTCACAAGCAGGGTATGAATATGTTCCTAAGCCTGAATTAAGAACAAGGCGCTTTTTCAAAAAAGAAACCGGTACGAACAGCACCTTCCATCTTCACATCTGTGAGTGGAACAGCTCTGAATGGGGAGAAAAAATCGCATTTCGAGACTACTTACGAGTGAACCCGGAATCCGCCAAAGCCTATGAATCTCTAAAAAAGCAGTTGGCTGAAGCCTATAGAGAAGAAAGATCCGTCTACACAAAGAAAAAAGGCCCATTCATCGAGTCCATTCTTAATCTTGCCTATAAAAAAGGCTGA
- a CDS encoding DUF4350 domain-containing protein has protein sequence MTNTKKTWLWAAVTFTLLAGVLYWLSSGRPEPYPPYLSESPSQTGIKAFYTLLDEQGDEPARWDSKPNRLPEASGRQTLLMIEPFSTVSGDEMRQYEKWMEEGNTIWLMKNNPVGYFDIQVDYGVLPAGETKLEGEDGRTYIVEVQQEHRLQTKESDDVLLSDPRGVLAFERSYGDGALIVGMNPDWFTNEWIADHEHYEVITSILASEAEDSRIWFDEYIHGQDGLFTGLDVYPKWLLVFALQLALFMLFFLWMQGKRFGPSFMPREAVVRFGDERLQALAA, from the coding sequence GTGACGAATACAAAGAAAACGTGGCTTTGGGCCGCTGTCACCTTTACCCTTCTTGCCGGTGTGCTCTATTGGCTCTCCAGCGGACGTCCAGAACCGTATCCTCCATATTTATCTGAATCCCCTTCCCAGACAGGAATTAAAGCCTTTTACACGCTTCTTGATGAACAAGGTGATGAACCTGCACGCTGGGATAGCAAACCCAACCGGCTTCCGGAGGCAAGTGGCCGACAAACGCTCTTGATGATCGAGCCTTTTTCCACCGTCAGCGGAGATGAGATGCGGCAGTATGAAAAGTGGATGGAAGAGGGGAATACCATCTGGCTGATGAAAAACAATCCTGTCGGCTATTTTGATATCCAGGTAGACTACGGTGTCTTACCTGCAGGTGAAACGAAGCTGGAGGGGGAGGATGGTCGTACATATATTGTAGAGGTTCAACAGGAGCACCGGCTGCAAACGAAGGAGTCGGATGATGTCCTATTGAGTGATCCTCGTGGTGTGCTTGCCTTTGAGCGCTCCTATGGGGATGGTGCACTGATTGTCGGCATGAATCCGGATTGGTTCACAAATGAATGGATTGCGGACCATGAACATTATGAAGTGATTACATCGATATTAGCATCAGAAGCCGAAGACAGCAGGATTTGGTTTGATGAATATATCCACGGACAAGATGGTTTATTTACAGGGTTGGACGTTTACCCGAAGTGGCTGCTTGTCTTTGCTCTTCAGCTTGCTTTGTTCATGCTTTTCTTTTTGTGGATGCAGGGGAAAAGGTTCGGTCCCTCCTTCATGCCGCGAGAAGCGGTTGTACGGTTTGGGGATGAACGCCTGCAGGCTCTTGCTGCCTGA